GTCTCTTACCAGGGCCGGCCATctctggtggagaggaggagagatgttaGAAAGACGAATATAAATTAGACAGgcatacagacaggcaggcagagacttcTATATCATCTTACTGTTGGCATAGGTAATGGTCCTCTTGATAACATGgtgcaggacagagacagtcttCTCACAGGCAGCCTAAGAGAGATGACAAAGTAGGTAAGAAAAGAGACTAGTTCATCCAAACCACATTTATTACATTAGTAAATTATTATGTAACTTGGTTGCTATCTCTGCATTACTGACCTTCAGGTCTTTGGGGTGGTGGTGGGTCCAGGCCAGCAGCATGGCAGCGAACAGGTCTCCTGTTCCCACAAACACTGCATCCACCTTGGGCATTTCCATCCGAATCTTCTGGGTGGACGTAGTCCCATCTGGTCTCACTGAAGGACACAGTGGGAGTATGAGTCTTTGTTACCTTTTAACATGTCAAGttaaacattcacatacactatCCAAAACCTACAGGGACACATTTCTTTACCAGTCAGAGCCCTTCCTTCTGACCCTTGCCTTACCCATCTTCTGGCTTCCAAGGGCCACTAGGAACTGGCCCCCGAGAGGAGAGATCAGGTCTGTGCTAGTGAGGACTACCATATCAGGGCCCATCTGGTGGAGCAGGTCCATCACCTGAGAGAGCAAGGACCcttcatcaacatcatcatattCACCATCAGTCAAGATTAAAACCAtcttcatcaccaccatcatcatcctaaCCATTACAACCATCATCATCTTAATGGTGTATTAGCTCTACAAGATTTAAGTGATGGACAATGGAACCCACCTCAAGAGCGTCTTTTTCTGTGCTGATCTTCCTCCCCGTCAGCAGCCTAAGAGACACATTCTCATAGGTTATGCACACACAGTACAAGCACAGTGGTTCAATACATAATTGCAtaaatacacacatcaaaatGCTCTGTGTAAAAATGGCCCCTTCTTTTGGCCAATGTAATTTTACATTTGTCCAGAGGGTGAACTCGTATGCAGGGCAAATCAAGTCAAGCCATGCGTAATGACGAATGCATAAACCAGGGCACAGTGTTCACTTAAAGGGCTGGGGAAAGGTTTGGTCTGCTGCTTTACCAATAAAACATAAGGGAACAAAGGTTTTTTGACCAATAAGGGTTATTTTCCAAAGGGCTAAGAACAGCTACCATGATTTCTTTCTTGGGTAGTAATATTACAGTAGGCATTCATTCTGTCGTTACTGTGAACTACATTATGGCATGTTGTGTAGCACATTGACATAGCAACGTAATATATGCAACCCAATGTACTCACTCTGCCTCAAACTGGTTGGGTGTGAGGATGTCAGCCACTGCTACGACTTTGTCTCTGTAAACAGGCAGTATATTCTCAGGGACATACTGGAAAAGAAGAGGGTAGTAGGTTCATGAGTGCACATATTACATATATTGTGAACATGTTTGAAGAATAACAGAACtatataataataaaagtaaAATGACTATAATAAGCAAGGATAAGAAATACTATAATAAAATGACTATAAGCATGGTATACTTACCATAGATCCCTGGTCTCCCATCACTGGATCACACACTGATAACACAAAGCAAACATGTAAGAACACACCAACATCCAAGCTCTACATTCACCCCGAGCCTTACTGTGTGTAGCTATATAGGATACACATCTGTGTAGCAATGGTTACTCACCGTACACCAATTTTGGGTTCAACCTCTTCAGCTCCTGAACAATGTCCACCACTGTCTCTAGGAAAGATGTGTCCCTGGTGTACCCTTGGGGAAGAGAAGATCTATGGGTTATGCAAAGGTCACACACCTCATGTGCAAACATTAAAGAAAACTAACTGATTAGAATCTTTACAGATCATAGGTTAAAGGTCAACATAGTTATAATACTCCTACATAATATTATATAACTGTTAAAAAAAAACTGCTCAACTGGCAGAATCCATATTGACCTATACGGAAACTGGAATCTCTCACCTGTCAGGACGTAGTCATAATGATTGACGTTATTGAGCTTGATACCCTCATAGAGAACGTTCAGCTCATCTGCCGTCAGCACTTGCCCTTTCCAATGAGCGTAACCTTGGAAACAAGAGGTCAATGGTCAGAGGTAACGGAACACCTTAAGACTTCACTCAACAGATTGACAAGTCTGCAAGTAGCTGCTAATACCCGGAATGAAAAGTTCAGGGTATTAGCAGGCTATTGTTTATGGAAGGATAGTGTGGACTGGTAAATTGGCCAGACTGGGTTCTTTGAAGGTATTCCAGGGAGGAAGACTTGGTTGCTAAGGTGATTATAGAAACACTAATCTGCCAGTCATCAATCATTATATTCCATGGCTACAGAGTTTTCACCCACACCCCACTCCAGGAACCTCTTTCTTAAAGCTAAGGATCCAGATCATGTTCTGCGCATGtgttattttacacacacattagTTGTAGGCTACACCATTGACCAGACATAGGCGATCAAGAAATGGGTTGCGGCAACAGAGCACTCAGCACCACAGCTACATATGCAGCGAAGTGGGCACTCAGTAATGTAATAAAAATACAAATCTAAAAAACCTGCACATGCACAGAAATGTCAATATTTTTTTAAGAGCCTGAGTGATATGTTTTCTTTAGGTCCGATTACAATTTTTGTGGGGACAAAATTTAACGATACCAATATACAGTGCagtcggaaattattcagaccccttcccttcttccacattttgttacgttaagccttattctaaaattgattacattaattgttttcctcatcaatctacacacaatacctcataatgacaaagcaaaaacacgtttttagaaatgtgggcacattcattaaatattaaaaacagaaataccttatttacataaatattccaaccctttgctatgagactgggaattgagatgtttctaaaacttggagcccacctgtggtaaattcaattgattggacatgatttggaaaggcacacacctgtctatataaggtcccacagttgacagtgcatgtcaaagcaaaaacaaagccatgtggttgaaggaattgtccgtagagctacgagacaggattgtgtcgagacacagatctggggaagggtaccaaaaaatatctgcagcattgaaggtccccaagaacacagtggcctccatcattcttaaatggaagaagtttggaacgaccaagactcttcttagagctgttcgcccggccaaactgagcaattgggagagaagggccttggtcagggaggtgaccaaaaaccaaatcgtcactctgacagaactccagagttcctctgtggagatgggagaaccttccagaaggacaaccatctctgcagcactccaccaatcaggcctttatggttgagtgaccagacggaagccactcctcagtaaaaggcacatgaaagcctgcttggagtttgccaaagggcacctagtctgatgaaaccaagactggactcttttgcctgaatgccaagcgtcacgtctggaggaaacctgacaccatccctacagtgaagcatggtggtggcagcatcatgctgtggggatgtttttcagtgtcagggactgggagactagtcaggattgagggaaagatgaatggaggaaagtacagagggatccttgatgaaaacctgctccagagcgctcacgacctcagactggggccaaggttcaccttccggtggaaggacaacaaccctaagcacacagccaagacaacacaggagtggcttcgggacaagtctctgaatgtccttgagtggcccagccagagcccggacttgaacccaatctaacatttctggagagacctgaaaatagctgtgcagcgacgctccctatccaacctgacagagcttgagaggctctgcaAAGAAAaacaggagaaactccccaaatacaggtgtgacaagcttgtagcatcatacccaagaagactcgaggatgtaatagctgccaaaggtacttaaacaaagtactgagtaaagggtctgaatacttatgtaaatgtgttatttcagttgTTATTttccatacatttgcaaacatttctaaaaaacagttttttgctTGATCATTATTGGGCATTGTGTGTAAATggataaatagtttttttcctcatcaattttagaacaagactgtaacataacaaaatgtgaaaaaagtcaaggggtctgaatactttacgaatacTTTTAGAATCTTCCGATATACTGTTTTACAGCAGGGAAACAAAAAAGTGCAATTTATCCAAATTGAATTCTCATAAATTGCCATCCAAAAGAGCAACTGTCCAATAACTATGCTTCAAATGTTAATTTcatacattgtgacatcatgagAATGGCCTCAAGTGGTCAGATAAGCACAAGAGTCCCTTTTGTCATCCTATTTATTGAAAATCGGTTATTGTTGGAATTATTGGCCGATACAGTGGTAAAAAGGCCAATATCGGTGAATCAATATATCGGTCGggctctactactctactctaaccTGGGCAAATTGGGGTACAGAACTCTATCTGTAGCCATTTGATTCATTATATAGTCTAGTTGTGTTCTTCTTATGACCAGCAGAAGGAAATGTTAAGTAGAAGTTGTCGAGCAGTTAATCAGGGTTTGGATTTGGGAGATTGTTGGGAGAGACGAATGGAGGCTGAAACAACCAAACATTCTGACAGAGGAAGACTGATTACAATCTCCATTGTTAGAATTCAGTTACCTGCATCAATCATTCCTCTAGCAACTGTCTCTCTGACATTGGGCTGAGGACATTGCAGCTCATTTAAAttgttttaaatttaaaaaaaatcccaacCGAGCAAGAAACAGGCCTAGCAACGATTATAATCTCTAAACATATTCCAATAAACCACCTGCAGGGGAAGAAAGAGTACAGTCTTGGGTTTAAGAGCTCAAACATATAAGGAATGTGTTTATTCACTTCTAACCCTGAACGTGAGTTGAACACATTCAAGGGAAACTATAGTAGGTCATGAGGATGGGCTAGTACTCAATAAACAGCTGGTCAGTAATGTGATAGGGAGTGGACACAGTGGGCTGAACTCCAAGGTAACGCTGCACATGCACTTGAAGCGTCCCATCATTCATTTCCAACAACAAATTATTTATTTGCACAAAAACTCTATGCACGGGCATAGACCTTATTGAGGCCAGAGTGAAGTTATCGGGCTACAAAATGTCTGTCTGCTTTTTCCCCTCCACAGTATCTCTCCCCTATCTACAGTCACTCATTCCTTGTGCTCCCCACCAGCACTCTGTTAGTCTTCCCTGTAGGTAGTGAACTCACTGACACACATTCAGGTTTCACTTTAGCGAGATAACCTGATTACTCTGAACACTAACAGACAGGAGAGCAACTCACTGAACTTTTTTTAAACGGCACTGTACTTTCCTGTAAGTCAGAAAACAAATATGGTGAACACAagcttatacagttgaagtcgtaagtttacatacacttaggtcggagtaattttcaaccactccacaaatttcttgttaacaaactatagttttggcaagtcggttaggacatctactttgtggatgacacaagtaaattttccaacaattgtttacagacagattatttcacttataattcactgtatcacagttccagtgggtcagaagtttacataaactaagttgactgtgcctttaaacagcttggaaaattccagaaaattatgtcatggctttagaagcttctgataagctaattgacatcatttgaatcaattggaggtgtacctgtggatgtatttcaaggcttacctttaaactcagtgcctctttgcttgacatcatggggaaatcaaaagaaatcagccaagacctcagaaaaagatttgtagacctccacaagtctggtgcaTCCTTGGGCgccatttccaaatgcctgaaggtaccacattcatgtgtacaaacaatagtacgcaagtataaacaccatgggactatgcagccatcataccactcagaaaggagacgggttctgtctcctagagatgaacgtacttaggtgcgaaaagtgcaaatcaatcccagaacaacagcaaaggaccttgtgaagatgctggaggaaaccggtacaaaagtatctatatccacagtaaaacgagtcctatatcgacataacctgaaaggccgctcagcaaggaagaagccactgctccaaaaccgccataaaaatgccagactacggtttgcaactgcacatggggacaaaggtcttactttttggagaaatgtcctctggtctgatgaaacaaaaatagaactgtttggccataatgaccatctttatgtttggaggaaaaaggggaaggcttgcaagcagaagaacaccatcccaaccgtgaagcacgggggtggtagcaacatgttgtgggggtgctttgctgcaggagggactggtgcacttcacaaaatagatagcatcatgaggatggCAACTTATGTGggtgtattgaagcaacatctcaagacatcagtcaggaagttaaagcttggttgcaaatgggtcttccaaatggacaatgaccccaagcatacttccaaagttgtggcaaaatggcttaaggacaacaaagtcaaggtgttggagtggcaatcacaaatccctgacctcaatcccatagaaaatttgtgggcagaactgaaaaagcgtgtgcaacaaggaggcctacaaacctgactccgttacaccagctctgtcaggaggaatgggccaaaattcacccaatgtcacgacttccgccgaagtcggtccctctccttgttcgggcggcgttcgaagtcaccgaccttctagccatcgctgacccacttttcattttccattggttttgtcttgtcttccatcacacctggttccaattccatcaattacatgttgtgtatttaaccctctgttcccccccatgtccttgtccgtaaTTGTTTCTTGTAGTGCTTATGCACGGTATGATGGTATGtaccgggttttgtttgacccatttatTGTATTGTTCTGTTTACGATGGTTTATGGATATTAAACGACACCATTGTAAATCAGTtttcgctctcctgcgcctgacttctctgctgcCAGTACGCACCTCActacacccaacttattgtgggaagcttgtggaaggctacctgaaacgtttgaccaaagttaaagaatttaaaggcaatgctaccaaatactaattttgtgtatttaaacttctgacccactgggaatgtgatgaaagaaataaaagctgaaataaataattctctcgactattattctgacatttcacattcttaaaataaagtggtgatcctaactgacataaaacagggaattcttactcggattatatgtcaggaattgtgaaaaactggagtttaaatgtatttggctaaggtgtatgtaaacttccgactttaactgtatgttAAATCATGAAGAGACATTGCAGGATCAAGAATGAATGAGGGGAATACATTTCCAACCAGGCAACACAGGCTTCCCACTGAGTTTAGAGGAGGCCCCATTGGCCCAGACCCAAGATCAGAGAGAAGGGGGACTCTGGGGGTGATGGGGAAAAGTAAAGGAAAAACAGAGATCCACTGTAGTAAAGGAAGATATCTAATTGGGCACCATAGTCCGTTCCTATAGCTTGTTTAATTAAACAGATTGGTCTGAGATCTGTAGGCGTAACTTGACATTGATCTTAACTTCCCACCATCAAATATTCGTGGCAGAACATTTTGTCCACTTTGTCCACTGCCATCCCCCATATTGAAAGGTGAAGCATGAGCCAACATAGCTACTGCAGCCTACTAGAAGTTAAAAAACAACCATCCCAGTGTTCAATCTCTGAATGAATGGTATGCACTCTACGAACCCATTACTTAACAGTTCAGTATCTCCCTTCTTTCCGTACAGTTGCATTTAATTGATGGACTATCAATCGTTACCTGTAGGCCGATTTCCAACACCTTACAGAGAacttggatttcatgtaatgtatGAGATCATTGTATCATCATTTACTCCAAATGTTCAGTATTTTACAACCTAACTTTAGAAAATGTGTTTTGGGAGACACAGTGGGTTTGTGAATTGCACAAGTTTGAGCCAAAAACTAATTTTGGATAAGCACAAAGGCTTGATTATTCTTCTCTGAGTGAAAGTGGGACACTGTTGAGCTTTACAACAGAAGGGTATTCACCCTACAATTGGGgggaaaggttaaaaaaaaaaaaagaactccCCAAAAAGTAGAGGATGAGACTAGTGTTACAGACCACTATAGCTAGCCTACACACTGTGCTTACTAAACACATTCACTGAAATCTTGAATGTGGGCCGAGATGGGGATGGGCCAAGACGATATTGGCTACTGATACGGAACAAAAAGGATCCAAAGACATTCTTCCATTCCACATGGGTATATCCTATGGGGTTATGGTCTGTGGGGTGGGATAGGATAAGATTTGATTCTTGATTTCATTTTCTTCTGGTGTGCTTTTATAAAAGTAGCCTATTGTTGCCTCTGGTTCCCAATTGTATATTAGAGCATGGAATTACTGCACTGTAGGCCTACATACCTGTGTGATTGGAGAATTGCACAGAGTTGATGGAGTCCACTTCAAACCCCAGCACCTGAGAGGAGACAAACAGCTCATAACAATGCTTCACTTTTGTGGTCTTATGCCATTTTCttaacgaacacacacacacacaatcatttgAGTACAACATCATAAAATTCATTGTATTGATTATGTCTGAATGAACAGGTTGCGTACACTGTATCCTCTGTTATTCTGCATTACTATTCTGAGCTTTTCCTACCTCTTCTATTCGAATACACTAACTGAATACTAAAACACATTACTGTATGCACATGTGACTGTTATTCTGCTAATCTGATCAGTTTTGCGAATCTCTCCTgtactctctcccctttctcagaATCTTCAGTAGCCAGGCTAGTCGAGCAGAGCTGTCAAACGTGCACACATTGCAAACCCCCTGCAAGCAACGTAAACATATTAATTTCTTACCTGCAATGGAAATGTTGCCGATTTATTCCCGACGTATCCCCTGACCACATGACTCTGAACAGACAACACACGGCACTCCATTTCAATAATTAAATTTTAAAGATACGAAGACTGTGGAATAAAATGTATTTCGTGTCCGAGCCAACTAACCACGCTTGagcaatttattattattatttttttaatcctGTACACGAACGTTTAGCTACACGAGGAAACTCAATGCAAATGAGAAAACTCCAGCAATATTCATTCCACTGGGCTGTGTACACTACAAAAAAAATTACACGATACCACATTGACACACTTCCAGAAGACTGATTGGCTGCAATATCTCAGGCAACTATATGGACACCTAAGTCAACGGCGCCTCAAGTGGATAATGATTTACAAGTTTATAATACAATAAATGAATCAATCAGACTATCCCAATGTACACTGACATTCAAATTGATTCATGCATGGGTTGCATAGGGTCGGAGTTAGGCAAACACAGTTTGTTTAGACACATTAAACTTTAAAGGCGGTAATACGGAAGTGAGATCCTTTGAACTTGCTTTGTGAAATTCACTGAGGTTGCAAGCTGTGCTAGAGCATAGAGATAGTTAGAGGACGCAATATTGAACATGTCCCATTATGGAGTATGTGAGAGCATGGGCAGCAAGTAGAGGTAATGGGAGAGCTACAGTAGATTGGGTAGGGTGTCTTAACTGTTCTACATTCTTTCAATATGGGTGACTCTCttaaaatagcctgttttgtttttgtgcaGGCATCACCCTTACAAgccctcacctgagaagtagaaattaaatggagagaaactgggaattgaataactgcagttgacatagttaagtaaatggaagaatactcttattgTAATGTGGGTGGCTCTTGTGGGTGTGCATAGTGTAGTCAATGGCGCAAGGTGTTGCCAGGGCACAGCACCCTCTTCAAGAAGCAGGAGGTGAAGTTCTCCCGCACATGGATTTTCCTATATgctgccagcacgcccacaagcgagccactcTGGGCGGCCGAAGCGGAACGTGGAAAATTTTCCGCGTGTTAGTGTACATGAGCCGTAACAGATTTGGTTCAGTCAGTCATCCTAATGAGCCCTCCACAGCTAGCTAGTTTAAACTCCTTAAGAGTCTACTGATGCACCTGTTCGCCAATCtaattaacataataaaaaatccccatcaaaatcagtCCGTTTAAGCCAATGGtgtgtttttttgcatgggctgcgtctcaatccaccacatccgcctaTGTCAGCCTTCAGCATCTGTCTTGGAAAGTGGCAGAACAACAgcactgtttgtcagaccaggacaGATTCTCAAAATCGGCTTTCTCACCAAAACATCTGTAGCGCACGAACGGTTGGGCCTACTAACTAACATGACCACTC
The Salvelinus fontinalis isolate EN_2023a chromosome 23, ASM2944872v1, whole genome shotgun sequence genome window above contains:
- the LOC129821212 gene encoding pyridoxal kinase-like, with protein sequence MECRVLSVQSHVVRGYVGNKSATFPLQVLGFEVDSINSVQFSNHTGYAHWKGQVLTADELNVLYEGIKLNNVNHYDYVLTGYTRDTSFLETVVDIVQELKRLNPKLVYVCDPVMGDQGSMYVPENILPVYRDKVVAVADILTPNQFEAELLTGRKISTEKDALEVMDLLHQMGPDMVVLTSTDLISPLGGQFLVALGSQKMVRPDGTTSTQKIRMEMPKVDAVFVGTGDLFAAMLLAWTHHHPKDLKAACEKTVSVLHHVIKRTITYANKMAGPGKRPSPAQLELRMVQSKKDIEYPAIVVEAIVL